From a region of the uncultured Desulfatiglans sp. genome:
- the prmC gene encoding Release factor glutamine methyltransferase, which yields MTARRWTIGELLNVSALYLKDKGVESPRLTAELLLALQLGLERVALYLRFDQPLQEEEVTGFRELIRRRLLAEPVAYIRGEKEFWSMAFEVGPGVLIPRPETELLVEQVLQIVRETREHADDRIRILELGTGSGAVAVVLATSLPSSEVWATDISSEALAYAGRNVERHGVSKRVHLLQGGLWAPVSPLGVRFDFIVSNPPYVASEIYDTLPAGVRDYEPRVALDGGEKGMQVVSEIIEGAPGFLARGGWLLIEMSPEQTEAALGIVAQQGVYDSARRVEDYTRRYRLVMARRT from the coding sequence ATGACAGCCAGGCGTTGGACTATCGGGGAGCTGTTGAATGTCAGCGCCCTGTATCTGAAGGATAAGGGGGTGGAAAGCCCGCGCCTGACGGCGGAGCTTCTCCTGGCGCTGCAATTGGGGCTCGAGCGTGTCGCGCTGTATCTCCGGTTCGATCAGCCCTTGCAGGAGGAAGAAGTCACAGGGTTCAGGGAGTTGATCCGGCGCAGGCTGCTTGCTGAGCCGGTGGCCTACATCCGCGGGGAAAAAGAATTCTGGTCGATGGCCTTCGAGGTCGGGCCGGGGGTGCTTATCCCTCGGCCGGAAACGGAGCTGCTGGTAGAGCAGGTGCTGCAGATCGTCCGCGAAACGCGGGAGCACGCAGACGACCGCATCCGGATCCTCGAGTTGGGGACAGGATCGGGGGCCGTAGCCGTGGTCCTCGCCACCTCGCTTCCTTCTTCCGAGGTCTGGGCGACGGATATTTCCTCCGAGGCCCTGGCCTATGCGGGAAGGAACGTTGAGCGGCATGGCGTCTCAAAAAGGGTCCACCTCCTGCAAGGCGGTCTTTGGGCACCTGTGAGCCCTCTCGGTGTCCGCTTCGATTTCATCGTCAGCAACCCGCCCTATGTGGCTTCGGAGATTTACGATACGTTGCCCGCAGGGGTCCGCGATTATGAACCCCGAGTGGCCCTCGATGGAGGCGAAAAAGGGATGCAGGTCGTGTCGGAGATCATCGAGGGCGCCCCGGGGTTTTTGGCCCGGGGAGGGTGGCTCTTGATCGAGATGTCTCCGGAGCAGACGGAGGCCGCGCTGGGCATCGTCGCCCAACAAGGGGTCTATGACTCGGCGCGGCGCGTGGAGGATTACACCCGTCGCTACCGGTTGGTCATGGCCCGGAGAACCTGA
- the prfA gene encoding peptide chain release factor RF-1 (Evidence 2a : Function from experimental evidences in other organisms; PubMedId : 11118225, 2548996, 3049538, 3889910, 7543480, 7883187; Product type f : factor), which produces MFAKVKDIETRFEALEEKLAQPDVLKDQKAYQKFMKEHSQLSPIIESFRRYEAIQGEIENSRPLLDDPDPDMRKLAREEIEALKAELEDVEGQLTFLLLPKDPNDEKNILLEIRAGTGGEEAALFAADLFRMYCRYAELKGWRTEILSQSQTGMGGFKEVVILITGERVYSRLKYESGVHRVQRVPETEAQGRIHTSAVTVAVLPEAEEIDVQIDPEDLRIDVYRSSGCGGQHVNTTDSAVRITHLPTGLVVTCQDEKSQHKNKAKAMKVLRSRLLDMEQTEQQSRISEERRHMVGSGDRSERIRTYNYPQGRITDHRIGLTLYKIETVLQGELDLVIEPLINHFQTEALKQGASIH; this is translated from the coding sequence ATGTTCGCCAAAGTGAAAGATATCGAGACCCGTTTCGAGGCGCTCGAAGAGAAACTGGCTCAACCCGATGTTCTGAAGGACCAGAAGGCCTATCAGAAATTCATGAAGGAGCATAGCCAGCTCAGCCCGATCATCGAGAGTTTCCGGCGTTACGAGGCTATACAGGGAGAGATCGAGAACAGCCGGCCTTTGCTGGATGATCCCGATCCCGATATGCGCAAGCTCGCCAGGGAGGAAATCGAGGCCCTGAAGGCGGAACTGGAGGATGTAGAGGGTCAATTGACCTTCCTGCTGCTGCCGAAGGATCCCAACGACGAGAAGAACATCCTCCTCGAGATCCGCGCCGGAACGGGGGGGGAGGAAGCGGCCCTCTTCGCTGCGGATCTGTTCAGGATGTACTGCCGCTACGCTGAACTGAAAGGGTGGCGGACGGAGATCCTGAGCCAGAGCCAGACCGGTATGGGTGGCTTCAAGGAAGTCGTGATTTTGATCACGGGAGAAAGAGTCTACAGCCGCCTGAAGTATGAAAGTGGCGTTCACCGGGTCCAGAGGGTCCCCGAGACGGAGGCTCAGGGCCGCATCCACACCTCGGCCGTGACTGTTGCCGTGTTGCCGGAGGCCGAGGAGATCGATGTCCAGATCGATCCCGAGGATCTGAGGATCGATGTTTATCGGTCGTCCGGGTGCGGCGGACAGCATGTCAACACAACCGACTCTGCGGTCAGGATCACCCATCTCCCGACCGGTCTGGTGGTGACCTGCCAGGACGAAAAATCCCAGCATAAGAACAAGGCCAAGGCCATGAAGGTGCTCCGCTCCAGACTTCTCGATATGGAACAGACGGAGCAACAGTCCAGGATCTCCGAGGAGCGTCGCCACATGGTCGGATCGGGCGATCGGAGCGAGCGCATCCGAACCTATAATTACCCGCAGGGACGCATCACCGACCATCGCATCGGATTGACCCTCTACAAGATTGAAACGGTTCTTCAGGGGGAGTTGGATTTGGTGATCGAGCCCCTGATCAACCACTTCCAGACCGAAGCCTTGAAACAGGGCGCTTCGATCCATTGA
- the rpmE gene encoding 50S ribosomal protein L31, which translates to MKEGIHPEYHRAKVRCACGNEFETGSTSKEIRVEICSNCHPFFTGKQKLVDSAGRVERFRKKYAKFQSSDKQ; encoded by the coding sequence ATGAAAGAGGGGATCCATCCGGAATATCATCGGGCAAAGGTTCGCTGTGCCTGCGGAAATGAGTTTGAAACGGGTTCTACGAGCAAAGAGATCCGCGTGGAGATCTGCTCTAACTGCCACCCGTTTTTCACCGGCAAGCAGAAGCTGGTCGATTCGGCAGGCCGAGTCGAGCGGTTCCGCAAGAAGTACGCAAAGTTCCAGTCGAGCGACAAGCAGTAG
- the rho gene encoding transcription termination factor (Evidence 2a : Function from experimental evidences in other organisms; PubMedId : 10230401, 14712716, 14970217, 1716628, 1722555, 2423505, 2461932, 6304634, 7689228, 7828920, 9008362, 9298646, 9586995, 9587002; Product type f : factor) gives MNLVELKKMKINELTNMAKEFHIEGASGMPKQNLIFSLLQAHSEQNGLIYGEGVLEILPDGFGFLRAPDANYLPGPDDIYISPSQIRRFNLRTGDTISGQIRPPKASERYFALLKVEKVNHEDPEVAREKILFDNLTPLYPQERITLETTPTNYSARIMDLMTPIGKGQRGLIVAPPRTGKTMLLQNIANSVTANDTSIHKIVLLIDERPEEVTDMLRSVDAEVISSTFDEPPQRHVQVAEMVIEKAKRLVEHKRDVLILLDSITRLARAYNTVVPPSGKILSGGLDSNALHKPKRFFGAARNVEEGGSLTIIATALIDTGSRMDEVIFEEFKGTGNMEIHLDRKLSDRRVFPSIDINRSGTRKEELLIPEGDLNRIWILRKLLSPLTPVDSMEFLLDKIKGTKDNVEFLASMSE, from the coding sequence ATGAATCTTGTTGAATTAAAGAAAATGAAGATCAACGAATTGACCAATATGGCCAAGGAGTTCCATATCGAAGGGGCTTCGGGTATGCCCAAACAGAACCTCATTTTCTCGCTTCTGCAGGCGCATTCCGAGCAGAACGGGTTGATTTACGGCGAAGGGGTTCTTGAGATCCTGCCGGACGGGTTCGGCTTTCTGAGGGCGCCGGACGCCAACTATCTGCCGGGACCGGATGATATCTACATCTCTCCTTCGCAGATTAGGCGCTTCAATCTGCGGACAGGGGATACGATCTCAGGACAGATAAGGCCTCCAAAGGCCTCCGAGCGATATTTCGCCTTGCTGAAGGTGGAAAAGGTCAACCATGAAGATCCGGAGGTGGCAAGGGAGAAGATCCTCTTCGACAACCTGACTCCGCTGTATCCGCAGGAGAGGATTACCCTAGAGACCACACCGACGAATTATTCGGCGCGCATCATGGATTTGATGACCCCGATCGGGAAAGGTCAGAGAGGGTTGATCGTGGCGCCTCCGCGGACGGGCAAGACCATGCTCCTCCAAAACATCGCAAACAGCGTGACGGCCAATGACACGTCGATCCACAAGATCGTGCTGCTGATCGACGAGCGGCCGGAAGAAGTCACCGACATGCTCCGGTCGGTGGATGCCGAGGTGATCAGCTCGACCTTCGACGAGCCGCCCCAGAGGCACGTGCAGGTGGCTGAAATGGTGATCGAAAAGGCGAAGCGCCTCGTTGAGCACAAACGGGATGTGTTGATTCTGCTCGACAGCATCACGCGTTTGGCGCGGGCTTACAATACCGTGGTGCCTCCGAGCGGAAAGATCCTCTCCGGAGGGCTTGATTCCAATGCCCTGCACAAGCCGAAGCGCTTTTTCGGGGCTGCAAGGAATGTCGAAGAGGGAGGCAGCCTGACGATCATCGCGACCGCACTCATCGATACGGGGAGCCGCATGGATGAGGTGATCTTCGAGGAGTTCAAGGGGACCGGCAATATGGAGATCCATCTGGACCGAAAACTGAGCGACCGCCGGGTCTTCCCTTCGATCGACATCAACCGGTCGGGGACCCGGAAGGAAGAGTTGTTGATCCCCGAGGGGGACCTGAACCGCATCTGGATCCTTCGGAAATTGCTTTCACCGTTGACCCCCGTGGACAGCATGGAATTTTTGCTTGATAAAATCAAAGGAACCAAGGATAATGTAGAGTTTCTAGCTTCCATGAGCGAATAG